In the genome of Gracilinanus agilis isolate LMUSP501 unplaced genomic scaffold, AgileGrace unplaced_scaffold14906, whole genome shotgun sequence, the window CCAAAACAATAAACTGATCCTCAATGACAGGATGACTCTATCTTCAAATAACCAGACCCTCACCATCATGCCTGTGAAGGGGGAAGACAATGGAGCTTATCAATGCGAAGTCTGGAATCCAGTCAATGCCAGTAAAAGTGACTCATTCAACCTGACTGTCGTCTGTGAGTGACTCTgaatctcctccctctcccaatcCTTTCTCTAACAATGACTGACAtctcatctttttcatcttttcacaGATGGACCAGAGCAAATCAGGATTCTTCCAGAGCCTGTTAATGACCAGATTGAGGTCACATTCAATGAGAATCTGGCTTTAGAGTGTCAGGCTAATTCTGAACCACCGGCCCAGTATACATGGCAAGTCAATGGTTCTTCTATGTCTGAAAATTCTGGAAACACGTACACTATCTCCCAAGCATCTTGGGAACATGCAGGAACGTATACGTGCACAGCAATGAACAATGTGACCAATGCAACAATCTCTACAAGCGTCACAGTCACGGTGATACGTAAgtcatttctcccttccctcagaGAATAAGTTTCTTGGATTGGCTTAGGGTGAGACCCCAGGAGGAGGCATTCAGGCCCACTCAGAAGGGCAGCTTTTCATGGCGATTTGGGAAAAGTcaggttaaaaaaagaacctgactcTAGGGAATGAGGTCAGACTTACAGTGAATGCCAATCCATTTCCTGCTACCTTGTCCTTGGTAGAAATGGAGACCAACCTCTTTTTCTCCTATAATAATCTTAGAAACAGTCATGTACACATTCAAGATCATCCTCATTCTGCCAACATTGTGCAGAGCACggtgctaggcactgagggaaAATACAGGTTTGGCTAAGACTCCATTCCTACTTTCAAGGACCTTACGAGGTAGTAGGAGGATGGGCCTCTAGCATAGGTAACTGATGcacaatattatatgatgttgCATATTCAGATATTTTATGGTCCAGCATATTTAGACCATGGCTGCAAATAAAGCATTGTGGGAGACCTTGGAAGAAATCCATTCTGCTTGGAGGGTGGGCAGAAGAAACAATGTCAGATTTCAAAGAACAGCTGTCACTTGATCAACTCTTTTAAAGGACGGGTTTTAAAAAACGAGGAAGAATTCAAGAGgtcaaaggagagagaatattcttCTTCTATGAATAAGTAGCCCAAGCCAAGATGCAGATGTAAGAAAATGTAGTGTTTGTCCACGTGCAGAAAGTAGACCAATGCAACCTGAGGAGACAGTGTAAGTAAGGCCAGGAGAAGTACTATAGAGGGAGTCCACCATTTTGGAAGGGACTTGAATGCCAGGGCTAAGAACACCAAAGAGTAATTGGTAGATCATAGGAAGGCCCCAGAGCCTTATTagcagagagaagagatggtCATACACATCTGGTTGGCATATGCCATTCATCAACACTGGGTAGACCAGTAAAACCAAACCTGACACTCAAGGGTCAGACTTTGGTTGAATGTGACCATTATCATATCTCTAATTTGGCTGTGGCTGGGTCCAAACTACCTGGCTGGGTAAAAATCTGGGGAATCTAAAGTTACTTTTTCCACTCCTGAATTCCAGGCAAAACTAGCTTCAGCTCCTA includes:
- the LOC123254103 gene encoding carcinoembryonic antigen-related cell adhesion molecule 1-like; protein product: KPMKPNITINSTDIIIENDTVVLTCNTEEKDLRGIQWYFQNNKLILNDRMTLSSNNQTLTIMPVKGEDNGAYQCEVWNPVNASKSDSFNLTVVYGPEQIRILPEPVNDQIEVTFNENLALECQANSEPPAQYTWQVNGSSMSENSGNTYTISQASWEHAGTYTCTAMNNVTNATISTSVTVTVI